A DNA window from Salvelinus fontinalis isolate EN_2023a chromosome 28, ASM2944872v1, whole genome shotgun sequence contains the following coding sequences:
- the LOC129825775 gene encoding uncharacterized protein LOC129825775 yields the protein MDHHSVTFLVPSLRQCTMASLSLSLGLLVLCTLALVHCDLDDSHVRVWGLSASNLKGDLLSQPDPYVKVWCGPAFGGMSSILKNQANPTWPGEFNFVDIIHNSVLKLEVWDDNFGADHRLGTCTTTIRRGTHTETCHLKKGTVYYTYSYDYSH from the exons aCAGTGTaccatggcctctctctctctgtccctgggacTGCTGGTGCTATGCACCCTGGCTCTTGTACACTGTGACCTGGATGACAGCCATGTCAGGGTGTGGGGCCTTAGTGCCTCCAACCTGAAAGGAGACCTCCTCTCCCAGCCAGACCCCTACGTCAAG GTGTGGTGCGGCCCAGCCTTCGGTGGCATGAGCAGCATTCTGAAGAACCAGGCCAACCCCACCTGGCCCGGCGAATTCAACTTCGTAGACATCATTCACAACTCTGTCCTGAAGCTGGAG gtgTGGGATGATAACTTCGGAGCAGATCACCGCCTGGGAACCTGCACCACCACCATCCGCCGAGGAACACACACTGAGACCTGCCACCTGAAGAAAGGCACCGTCTACTACACCTACAGCTACGACTACAGCCACTAG